One window from the genome of Bacillus tianshenii encodes:
- a CDS encoding TIGR01440 family protein: protein MKKMRQSLQKALADLHAEAQLSQDYIFVVGCSTSEVAGKHIGSAGTTEVAAELYEVFEEFREQTGVQLAFQCCEHLNRALVVESSTARKQDLDPVAVIPVPSAGGSMAAYAYNHFKEPVMVEHIKADAGIDIGDTLIGMHLKHVAVPIRSEIKEVGFAHITMAKVRPKLIGGARAVYRVTKENESCH, encoded by the coding sequence ATGAAGAAAATGCGTCAATCCTTACAGAAAGCATTGGCGGATTTACATGCAGAGGCACAACTTTCACAAGACTATATCTTCGTTGTCGGATGCAGCACAAGTGAAGTTGCCGGGAAACATATTGGAAGTGCAGGGACAACCGAAGTAGCGGCAGAGCTGTATGAAGTATTTGAAGAGTTTCGAGAGCAGACAGGCGTTCAGCTGGCTTTCCAATGTTGTGAACACCTCAATCGTGCTCTCGTTGTCGAAAGCTCTACTGCCCGTAAGCAAGATTTGGACCCTGTCGCGGTTATCCCGGTTCCGTCTGCAGGCGGATCTATGGCAGCCTATGCGTATAATCACTTCAAAGAACCAGTAATGGTCGAGCATATTAAGGCAGATGCCGGTATTGATATCGGAGACACATTGATAGGCATGCACTTAAAACACGTTGCAGTGCCGATCCGCAGTGAAATAAAAGAAGTTGGTTTTGCTCATATTACAATGGCGAAAGTCCGTCCGAAGTTAATTGGCGGGGCACGAGCCGTCTATCGCGTAACGAAGGAGAATGAAAGCTGTCACTAA
- the prmC gene encoding peptide chain release factor N(5)-glutamine methyltransferase, whose translation MMHSFSKIFEALNWASSFLKEAGREEEAAKLLLCYHLDLTRSQLFFNMRESFPQDKVEVFVRDVKKYADGTPVQHITGREEFYGRMFQVNPHVLIPRPETEELVQGVLKRMDDLQSRDGAFQLADIGTGSGIIATTMALEARNLDVLAVDISEKALGTAQHNAKMLGAEVTFFNGSFLEPIMERGVKLDILVSNPPYIPREEVMKLEDIVRDHEPILALAGGDDGLDCYRVIISQLPKVMKPNGLIAFEIGSGQGKDLEAFILSQYPKATVEIEDDINGKERMVFAFLNDEN comes from the coding sequence ATGATGCATTCTTTTTCGAAGATTTTTGAAGCCCTTAATTGGGCTTCTTCTTTTTTGAAGGAAGCAGGCCGTGAAGAAGAAGCAGCGAAATTGTTGCTTTGTTATCACCTTGATTTAACGCGCTCTCAATTATTTTTCAATATGCGTGAATCGTTTCCGCAAGATAAGGTTGAGGTGTTCGTACGTGATGTTAAGAAGTATGCAGATGGTACGCCAGTTCAGCATATAACAGGCAGAGAAGAATTCTATGGGCGAATGTTTCAAGTAAACCCGCATGTTCTTATTCCCCGTCCTGAAACGGAAGAATTGGTACAAGGTGTCTTAAAGCGAATGGACGATCTTCAATCTCGAGATGGAGCGTTTCAGCTTGCCGATATCGGGACTGGTAGTGGGATTATTGCGACGACGATGGCATTAGAAGCACGTAATTTGGATGTGTTAGCTGTTGATATTTCTGAAAAAGCATTGGGAACAGCTCAACACAATGCGAAGATGCTTGGAGCGGAAGTGACCTTTTTCAATGGCAGCTTTCTTGAGCCGATTATGGAACGTGGGGTGAAATTAGATATTCTTGTCTCGAATCCCCCTTATATTCCGCGTGAGGAAGTAATGAAATTAGAAGATATCGTGAGAGACCATGAGCCGATTTTAGCACTTGCAGGTGGAGATGATGGCTTAGATTGTTATCGGGTGATTATTAGCCAGCTTCCGAAGGTGATGAAGCCAAATGGACTTATCGCATTTGAAATTGGTTCCGGCCAAGGTAAAGATTTAGAAGCATTCATTCTTTCGCAATATCCAAAAGCAACTGTAGAAATCGAAGATGATATCAATGGGAAAGAACGAATGGTTTTTGCTTTTCTAAATGATGAGAACTAA
- a CDS encoding L-threonylcarbamoyladenylate synthase — protein MKTIRWKINQQSEIITENPQIQEAALWIKENEVIGFPTETVYGLGANALNDRAVEKIFAAKGRPSDNPLIVHISNVEQLKQLTAHINEKAQALIDAYWPGPLTMIFQSNGKASEKVTAGLSTVAVRMPDHPVAQALIEASGLPLAAPSANRSGKPSPTKAEHVEFDLDGKIAGILDGGETGVGVESTVLDVTCEPPMILRPGGITKSQIEQVIGKIAFDPSLQKAEEAPKSPGMKYTHYAPDAELSVVDGDKYMIQELVDKVKKQGRRVGILTTEENKDFYEADIVLSCGTRADLKTVARHLYGVLRDFDTHKLDVILSERFPETEVGEAVMNRLLKAAGHRVIRTES, from the coding sequence TTGAAAACAATTAGATGGAAAATTAACCAACAAAGTGAAATAATAACAGAAAATCCACAGATTCAAGAGGCAGCACTGTGGATAAAAGAGAATGAAGTGATTGGATTTCCAACTGAAACGGTCTATGGTCTAGGAGCAAATGCGTTAAATGATAGGGCTGTGGAGAAGATTTTTGCAGCGAAAGGAAGACCGAGTGACAACCCATTAATTGTCCATATATCGAATGTAGAACAATTAAAGCAATTAACTGCACATATAAATGAAAAAGCTCAAGCATTGATTGATGCTTATTGGCCGGGACCACTGACGATGATTTTTCAATCGAATGGAAAAGCATCGGAGAAGGTGACTGCTGGATTATCAACGGTTGCTGTGCGTATGCCGGATCATCCTGTTGCTCAAGCGTTAATTGAAGCCTCCGGACTTCCGTTAGCAGCGCCAAGTGCAAATCGCTCTGGTAAGCCGAGTCCGACGAAGGCTGAACATGTAGAGTTTGATCTTGACGGTAAAATTGCGGGGATTCTTGATGGCGGTGAAACAGGTGTGGGTGTTGAATCAACGGTTCTTGACGTAACGTGTGAGCCGCCGATGATCCTTCGTCCAGGTGGTATTACGAAGAGTCAGATTGAACAAGTCATAGGTAAGATTGCATTCGATCCATCCTTGCAGAAGGCTGAAGAAGCTCCGAAATCTCCAGGAATGAAATATACACATTACGCACCGGACGCTGAACTTTCTGTGGTAGATGGTGACAAGTATATGATCCAGGAGCTTGTAGATAAAGTGAAAAAGCAAGGGCGACGTGTTGGTATATTAACAACCGAAGAAAATAAAGATTTCTATGAAGCTGATATTGTTTTATCATGCGGAACGCGAGCTGATTTAAAAACTGTTGCCCGGCACTTGTATGGTGTGTTGCGTGACTTTGATACGCATAAATTAGATGTGATTCTTAGTGAACGTTTCCCTGAAACGGAGGTAGGCGAGGCGGTTATGAATCGTCTGCTTAAAGCAGCAGGGCATCGGGTGATCCGTACAGAATCCTAG
- a CDS encoding thymidine kinase translates to MYVMKHNGWLEVICGSMFSGKSEELIRRIRRAEFGKMTVQVFKPQIDNRYDNEAVVSHNGTSYMATPVAKAREILDLVEPEVDIIGIDEVQFLDEEVVNVAAGLADRGYRVIVAGLDQDFRGEPFGSMPQLMAIAESVTKLQAICPCCGSPASRTQRLINGKPASYDDPIILVGASEAYEPRCRHCHEVPKHPVNKLFAEKDSVHSQD, encoded by the coding sequence GTGTATGTGATGAAACACAATGGTTGGCTTGAAGTGATTTGCGGCAGTATGTTTTCGGGAAAGTCTGAGGAATTAATTCGGCGTATTCGACGAGCTGAATTTGGAAAGATGACTGTCCAAGTCTTTAAGCCACAAATAGACAATCGTTATGACAATGAAGCGGTTGTTTCACACAACGGCACGTCATATATGGCTACTCCCGTAGCAAAAGCGCGTGAGATTCTAGATCTTGTTGAACCAGAAGTTGATATTATTGGAATTGATGAAGTACAGTTCTTGGATGAAGAGGTTGTGAATGTAGCAGCAGGGCTAGCAGATCGCGGTTATCGAGTTATCGTAGCTGGATTAGACCAAGATTTTCGTGGAGAGCCGTTCGGAAGTATGCCGCAATTAATGGCCATTGCAGAATCAGTTACGAAGCTACAGGCCATTTGTCCGTGTTGCGGGTCGCCGGCAAGCAGAACGCAACGTTTAATTAATGGAAAGCCTGCTTCGTATGATGATCCAATTATTTTAGTTGGAGCATCAGAAGCATATGAGCCACGTTGTCGCCATTGCCATGAAGTGCCTAAACATCCTGTGAACAAGCTTTTTGCAGAAAAGGACTCCGTTCATTCTCAGGATTAG
- a CDS encoding manganese efflux pump MntP family protein codes for MNVTEWAFEVFTLAVMAFALGMDAFSVGLGMGMLQLRLKRIFVIGLTIGLFHVIMPLSGMFFGSLLSEHFEGIAVYIGGALLLILGVQMIISSFRSSEESLIMPVGFGLLLFALSVSLDSFSVGLSLGIYGARVILAIAMFGLFSTALTWAGLLLGRKVQSWLGSYGEALGGSILLAIGIKLLFV; via the coding sequence ATGAATGTAACAGAATGGGCGTTTGAAGTTTTCACATTAGCAGTAATGGCATTTGCCTTAGGAATGGATGCATTCTCTGTAGGACTTGGTATGGGAATGCTCCAGCTAAGGCTTAAACGAATTTTTGTTATTGGTTTGACGATTGGTCTCTTTCATGTCATTATGCCGCTGTCTGGCATGTTTTTCGGTAGTTTGCTTTCTGAACATTTTGAAGGGATTGCCGTTTATATTGGGGGCGCATTGCTTCTAATATTAGGCGTACAGATGATTATTTCTTCATTTCGTTCAAGTGAAGAATCACTCATTATGCCTGTCGGGTTCGGGTTGCTTCTATTTGCCTTGAGTGTCAGCCTTGATAGTTTTTCTGTAGGATTGAGTCTAGGAATCTATGGAGCACGAGTGATTCTTGCGATTGCAATGTTTGGTCTATTCAGTACGGCATTGACTTGGGCTGGCTTACTGCTTGGGCGGAAAGTTCAATCATGGCTTGGTTCTTATGGAGAAGCGCTTGGAGGAAGTATATTATTGGCAATCGGAATTAAATTATTGTTTGTCTAA
- the spoIIR gene encoding stage II sporulation protein R — protein MKKLAIIYFILSYVGVVLFQQYDVQAAGQQNEGAFEIPKEAIRLRILANSDSMKDQQVKRLVRDEVNKQINLWVADMTSIEEARTKIKSSQAEIEAIVEAVLAEQQSDEIYSVDFEMAKFPTKMYGQFIYPAGTYEAVVITLGEGKGANWWCVLFPPLCFLDFSNGDAVKAETPDKEEEKDETEIKFFVFEWLKKAVELFS, from the coding sequence ATGAAGAAACTAGCAATCATTTATTTTATACTTTCATATGTAGGTGTTGTTCTATTTCAGCAATATGATGTTCAAGCAGCAGGTCAGCAGAATGAGGGAGCATTTGAAATTCCGAAAGAGGCGATTCGCCTTCGGATTCTAGCAAACAGTGATTCTATGAAAGACCAGCAAGTGAAACGACTTGTTCGTGATGAAGTAAATAAACAAATTAACCTTTGGGTAGCAGATATGACATCAATTGAGGAAGCGAGAACGAAGATTAAATCAAGCCAAGCTGAAATTGAAGCCATTGTAGAAGCTGTACTAGCTGAACAACAGAGTGATGAAATTTATTCCGTTGATTTTGAAATGGCGAAGTTTCCAACAAAGATGTACGGTCAATTTATTTATCCTGCTGGGACATATGAAGCAGTTGTCATTACACTTGGAGAAGGAAAAGGAGCGAACTGGTGGTGTGTGCTATTTCCGCCGCTTTGTTTCTTAGATTTCTCGAATGGTGATGCAGTTAAAGCTGAAACGCCAGATAAGGAAGAAGAAAAAGATGAAACAGAAATTAAATTTTTTGTGTTCGAATGGTTGAAAAAAGCTGTAGAGCTGTTCTCATAA
- the prfA gene encoding peptide chain release factor 1 produces MLDKLQSIEDRYEKLNELLSDPDVISDSNKLREYSKEQSSIEETVQVYREYKDVKEQLDDAKVMLEDKLDADMREMVKEEISELAEREETLSDQLKRLLVPKDPNDDKNVIMEIRGAAGGDEAALFAGDLYRMYSRYAEAKGWKTEVIEASSTELGGYKEIIFMINGNGAYSRLKYENGAHRVQRVPETESGGRIHTSTSTVAVLPEAEEVEIDINEKDIRVDTFASSGPGGQSVNTTMSAVRLTHVPTGVVVSCQDEKSQIKNKEKAMKVLRARIYDKFQQEAQAEYAENRKMAVGTGDRSERIRTYNFPQTRVTDHRIGLTLQKLDQILQGKLDEIIDPLIMEDQTKRMESAEQ; encoded by the coding sequence ATGTTAGATAAGTTACAGTCAATTGAAGACCGGTATGAGAAATTAAATGAGTTATTGAGTGACCCAGATGTGATTAGTGACAGCAACAAGCTGCGTGAATATTCGAAAGAGCAATCTAGCATTGAAGAGACGGTGCAAGTGTATCGTGAATATAAAGATGTGAAAGAGCAGCTCGATGATGCAAAAGTGATGCTTGAAGATAAGCTTGATGCGGATATGAGAGAAATGGTGAAAGAGGAAATCTCTGAATTAGCTGAACGTGAAGAGACTCTTTCTGACCAGCTTAAGCGCTTGCTTGTTCCGAAAGATCCGAATGATGATAAGAACGTTATCATGGAAATCCGTGGTGCTGCTGGTGGTGATGAAGCAGCATTGTTCGCAGGTGACCTTTATCGCATGTACAGCCGTTATGCTGAAGCAAAAGGCTGGAAGACAGAAGTGATTGAAGCGAGCTCGACAGAACTTGGCGGATACAAAGAAATTATTTTTATGATTAACGGAAATGGTGCTTACTCAAGATTGAAGTATGAAAATGGTGCACACCGTGTGCAACGTGTACCTGAGACAGAGTCTGGCGGCCGCATTCATACGTCAACTTCAACAGTCGCGGTATTACCTGAGGCGGAAGAGGTTGAAATCGATATTAATGAAAAAGACATTCGTGTTGATACGTTTGCTTCTAGTGGTCCTGGTGGTCAAAGTGTTAATACAACAATGTCTGCGGTTCGCTTAACGCATGTTCCGACTGGTGTAGTCGTTTCCTGCCAAGATGAGAAATCCCAGATTAAGAACAAAGAGAAGGCAATGAAAGTATTGCGTGCTCGTATCTATGATAAGTTCCAGCAGGAAGCACAGGCGGAGTATGCTGAAAACCGTAAGATGGCAGTTGGAACGGGTGATCGCTCAGAGCGTATTCGTACGTACAATTTCCCGCAAACACGTGTAACAGACCACCGAATTGGTTTAACGCTTCAAAAGCTTGACCAGATTTTACAAGGGAAATTAGATGAAATTATTGATCCGCTTATTATGGAAGATCAAACAAAACGTATGGAGAGTGCCGAGCAATGA
- a CDS encoding low molecular weight protein arginine phosphatase, which translates to MKNVLFVCTGNTCRSPMAEAIFNKKAAGKFEAKSAGVFASDGSEASPQSLEVLKEKGIEFVHSSSSLQPELIDWADLILTMTTGHKQMLLMHVPESTEKVYVLREFVETENENPDISDPFGGSVEQYRDTLLEIDVLIDKLIEKLSKTER; encoded by the coding sequence ATGAAGAATGTGTTGTTCGTCTGTACTGGAAATACATGCCGGAGCCCGATGGCAGAAGCGATTTTTAATAAAAAAGCCGCTGGAAAGTTTGAAGCCAAGTCAGCGGGTGTCTTTGCTTCGGATGGAAGTGAAGCGTCTCCACAATCATTAGAGGTATTGAAGGAAAAAGGAATTGAATTTGTTCATTCCTCGAGTTCGCTTCAACCTGAATTAATTGATTGGGCAGATCTTATCTTAACGATGACAACAGGCCATAAGCAAATGCTTCTCATGCATGTCCCTGAATCTACGGAAAAGGTTTATGTTCTAAGAGAGTTCGTTGAAACAGAGAATGAAAATCCTGATATCTCTGATCCATTCGGAGGTTCAGTTGAACAATATCGAGATACATTGCTTGAAATTGATGTATTAATCGACAAATTAATTGAAAAACTCTCAAAAACAGAGAGATAA
- the rpmE gene encoding 50S ribosomal protein L31 — MKQAIHPQYNKVMVKCSCGNEFETGSVTDELRVEVCSECHPFYTGRQKFADAGGRVDRFRKKYNLK; from the coding sequence ATGAAACAAGCAATCCATCCACAATACAATAAAGTGATGGTTAAATGTTCTTGCGGTAACGAGTTTGAAACGGGCTCTGTTACGGACGAATTACGCGTTGAGGTATGCTCAGAGTGCCACCCGTTCTATACTGGACGTCAGAAATTTGCTGACGCTGGTGGACGTGTTGACCGCTTTAGAAAAAAATACAACCTTAAGTAA
- the rho gene encoding transcription termination factor Rho, whose protein sequence is MALTISSLENLTLKELYEHARNYKVSYYSKLNKKELIFSILKAQAEQDGLLFMEGVLEIIQSEGFGFLRPINYSPSAEDIYISASQIRRFDLRNGDKVSGKVRPPKENERYYGLLHVEAVNGEDPETAKERVHFPALTPLYPDRHIVLETTPNHLSTRIMDVIAPVGFGQRGLIVAPPKAGKTMLLKEIANSITTNYPHAELIVLLVDERPEEVTDIERSVNGDVVSSTFDEVPENHIKVAELVLERAMRLVEHKKDVVILMDSITRLARAYNLTIPPSGRTLSGGIDPAAFHRPKRFFGAARNIEEGGSLTILATALVDTGSRMDDVIYEEFKGTGNMELHLDRGLAERRIFPAIDIRRSGTRKEELLIPKKHLDKLWTIRKTMSDSPDFADRFLKALKETKTNEEFFELVKTTPKGNNITRRSYS, encoded by the coding sequence ATGGCTTTAACAATTTCTAGCTTAGAAAATTTAACGTTAAAAGAATTGTATGAGCATGCGCGTAATTATAAAGTTTCGTATTACAGCAAGCTAAATAAAAAAGAATTGATTTTCTCAATCTTAAAGGCGCAAGCAGAGCAAGATGGCCTTCTTTTCATGGAAGGTGTCTTAGAAATTATTCAGTCGGAAGGGTTTGGATTCTTAAGACCAATTAATTATTCGCCAAGTGCAGAAGATATTTATATTTCAGCATCGCAGATTCGACGTTTTGATTTGCGTAATGGGGATAAAGTTTCTGGGAAAGTAAGACCGCCGAAAGAAAATGAGCGTTATTACGGTTTGCTTCATGTTGAAGCAGTTAATGGCGAAGACCCTGAAACAGCAAAGGAACGTGTTCACTTCCCAGCTTTAACGCCGCTTTATCCTGACCGCCACATCGTACTTGAAACAACACCTAATCATTTATCTACACGTATTATGGATGTGATCGCTCCGGTTGGATTTGGTCAGCGTGGTTTAATTGTTGCTCCTCCTAAAGCTGGTAAAACAATGCTCTTAAAAGAAATTGCCAACAGTATTACTACAAACTATCCACATGCAGAATTAATCGTCTTATTAGTTGATGAACGCCCAGAAGAAGTTACTGATATTGAGCGCTCAGTCAATGGTGATGTCGTTAGTTCGACGTTTGATGAGGTGCCAGAAAATCACATTAAGGTTGCTGAGTTAGTGCTTGAGCGAGCAATGCGACTTGTTGAGCACAAAAAAGATGTTGTCATTCTAATGGATAGTATTACTCGTTTGGCGCGCGCTTATAACTTAACTATTCCACCAAGTGGCCGAACGCTTTCAGGTGGTATTGATCCAGCAGCATTCCATCGCCCAAAACGTTTCTTCGGTGCAGCTCGTAACATTGAAGAAGGTGGAAGCTTAACGATTTTAGCAACGGCTCTTGTTGATACAGGCTCCCGCATGGACGACGTGATCTATGAAGAGTTCAAAGGGACAGGTAATATGGAATTACACTTAGACCGCGGCCTTGCTGAGCGTCGTATCTTCCCGGCAATTGATATTCGCCGTTCTGGAACACGTAAGGAAGAATTGTTGATTCCGAAGAAACATTTAGATAAGCTATGGACAATTCGCAAAACAATGAGTGACTCACCGGATTTTGCGGATCGTTTCTTGAAAGCTTTGAAGGAAACGAAAACAAATGAAGAATTTTTTGAACTTGTGAAAACAACGCCGAAAGGTAATAACATCACAAGACGTTCTTATTCTTAA
- the rpiB gene encoding ribose 5-phosphate isomerase B: MKVAISSDHGGINIREEIKSLMDEMNIEYKDFGCECDTSVDYPDYGFPVAEGVANGEFDRGIVICGTGIGMSISANKVKGVRCALVHDLFSAKATREHNDSNVLAMGERVIGPGLAREIAKVWLTTDYEGGRHERRVAKITEYENKSS, translated from the coding sequence ATGAAAGTAGCAATCAGTTCTGATCACGGTGGCATAAATATTCGCGAGGAAATAAAAAGCTTAATGGATGAAATGAATATTGAGTATAAAGATTTTGGCTGTGAGTGTGATACTTCTGTCGACTATCCTGATTATGGCTTTCCGGTAGCTGAAGGAGTCGCAAACGGCGAATTTGACCGAGGTATTGTCATTTGTGGGACAGGCATTGGCATGTCAATTTCAGCGAATAAAGTAAAAGGAGTTCGCTGTGCACTTGTTCATGATTTATTCAGTGCAAAAGCAACAAGAGAGCATAATGATAGTAACGTGCTTGCAATGGGTGAGCGTGTAATCGGGCCAGGTCTTGCACGTGAGATTGCAAAGGTTTGGTTAACGACTGATTATGAAGGTGGCCGTCACGAACGTCGTGTAGCAAAAATTACAGAATACGAAAATAAATCTTCTTAA